From Spartinivicinus ruber, the proteins below share one genomic window:
- a CDS encoding protein-tyrosine phosphatase family protein, translating into MIPQVYEVTKIGNGLLYVMPKPSSEWLKEDVHYLSSIGINKVVSLLETTEEYELGLQKEQNELHHLGIKYLSFPIKDRGLSQITPFNELVNSLYKELVSGQDIAIHCRAGIGRTGMLACCLLIKDQYSAQAAIDMVSAARGVSIPDTQEQYDFICDYEQRV; encoded by the coding sequence ATGATTCCACAGGTATATGAAGTAACAAAAATTGGTAATGGACTGTTATACGTTATGCCTAAACCCTCATCAGAGTGGTTAAAAGAAGATGTCCATTACTTGTCTTCTATTGGAATAAATAAGGTAGTTTCACTACTTGAGACAACTGAAGAATATGAGTTGGGGTTACAAAAAGAGCAGAATGAGCTTCATCATTTGGGAATTAAATATCTTAGTTTTCCAATTAAGGACAGGGGGTTGTCTCAAATAACGCCATTTAATGAGTTAGTTAATAGCTTATATAAAGAGCTTGTCAGTGGCCAAGATATTGCTATTCACTGTCGTGCTGGTATAGGACGCACAGGTATGCTTGCGTGTTGTTTATTAATAAAAGATCAATATAGTGCTCAAGCTGCTATTGATATGGTGTCAGCTGCACGAGGTGTCAGTATACCTGATACCCAGGAGCAATATGATTTTATTTGTGATTATGAACAACGAGTCTGA
- a CDS encoding YncE family protein, with protein MLLYHWLLLKISSQRLPYSLYLAIASLLLYGVSSNALSAYKSNPEETRRVIFVGNNWEGMIDVIDAETYDKVGRINGIPDKQQRITEIIFNPIKLLAFQAIRHLIGEGHDQLVDDMYSTKDGQLLIVSRPSLADVVGINIVTNEIAWRFPVKGIRSDHMALSPDGTQVAVSASTGKVVHILDVETGKELGQFPSGDSPHENVYSKDGNKIYHASIGMVFTPLDEYFLDFTKGKRTFQVVDAKSLEIIKQFNMANKLKKAGLKGLSPAIRPMTHTPDERLFYFQLSFLHGFVEYDMQEDKITRLAQLPNLVPAMPISQYVNDSAHHGIAMNSAGDTLCVAGTMDDYVALVDRTTFEYKVLTGLGEKPYWVTSDQTGENCYVSWSGTDQISVINYKTAEEVIRIDVGNHPQRIREGYVPAAWAN; from the coding sequence ATGTTGTTATACCACTGGCTCCTACTTAAAATCTCATCTCAACGATTGCCCTATTCCTTATATCTAGCAATTGCTAGCTTGCTCCTTTACGGAGTATCCAGTAATGCCTTGTCAGCCTATAAATCAAACCCTGAGGAAACCCGCCGAGTTATTTTTGTAGGTAATAACTGGGAGGGGATGATTGATGTAATAGATGCTGAAACTTATGACAAAGTAGGACGTATCAACGGCATTCCAGATAAACAACAGCGAATAACTGAAATTATATTTAACCCAATAAAGCTGTTGGCTTTTCAGGCAATTCGACACCTGATTGGCGAAGGTCATGATCAACTTGTTGACGACATGTATAGCACCAAAGATGGCCAGCTGCTGATTGTTTCCCGACCTAGTCTTGCAGATGTTGTAGGCATAAATATCGTAACTAATGAAATAGCCTGGCGTTTTCCTGTGAAAGGTATCCGTTCAGATCATATGGCATTGTCTCCAGATGGAACTCAGGTAGCTGTATCCGCTTCAACAGGCAAAGTGGTTCATATTCTGGATGTGGAAACAGGGAAGGAATTAGGGCAATTTCCAAGTGGCGACTCCCCCCATGAGAATGTTTATTCTAAAGACGGCAATAAAATATATCATGCCAGTATTGGTATGGTATTTACCCCTTTAGATGAATATTTTCTGGATTTCACCAAAGGAAAGCGTACATTTCAGGTCGTAGATGCCAAGTCACTCGAGATAATTAAACAATTTAACATGGCTAATAAGTTAAAAAAAGCTGGTCTTAAAGGGCTAAGCCCCGCTATTCGACCGATGACTCATACGCCAGACGAACGCCTTTTTTATTTTCAATTATCATTCCTTCATGGCTTTGTTGAGTATGATATGCAGGAAGACAAAATCACCCGGCTAGCACAATTGCCTAACCTAGTTCCTGCTATGCCAATCAGCCAGTATGTTAATGACTCTGCCCATCATGGTATTGCGATGAATAGCGCTGGTGACACTTTATGTGTAGCGGGCACCATGGATGACTATGTTGCGCTAGTGGACCGTACTACTTTTGAGTATAAAGTACTTACCGGTCTAGGAGAAAAACCTTACTGGGTCACTAGTGACCAGACTGGGGAAAATTGCTATGTTTCCTGGAGTGGAACCGATCAAATATCAGTCATCAACTATAAAACAGCTGAAGAAGTGATTCGTATTGATGTTGGAAACCATCCTCAACGAATTCGTGAAGGCTATGTGCCAGCAGCTTGGGCCAATTAA
- a CDS encoding YqaA family protein: MIFFSAFLAATLLPFYSEVLVIAQLLKKPEAWFLIWLVASVGNTLGAAVNWLIGRYLLHYQDRRWFPFKQKQLYKAQHWFQKYGVWSLLMAWAPVGGDALTFIAGLMKVRFWIFFLLTFMGKAIRYAVVVYLTIITLS; the protein is encoded by the coding sequence TTGATATTTTTCAGCGCATTTCTGGCAGCAACATTACTGCCGTTTTATTCAGAAGTGCTGGTCATTGCTCAATTACTCAAAAAGCCTGAAGCCTGGTTTTTAATCTGGCTAGTGGCTTCTGTGGGAAATACTCTGGGTGCTGCGGTAAATTGGCTAATTGGTCGATATCTTCTTCACTATCAAGACCGTAGGTGGTTTCCGTTCAAACAAAAACAGTTATACAAAGCTCAACATTGGTTTCAGAAGTATGGTGTGTGGTCTTTGCTTATGGCTTGGGCCCCTGTAGGTGGAGATGCATTAACGTTTATCGCTGGCTTGATGAAAGTCAGGTTCTGGATATTCTTTTTGTTGACGTTCATGGGTAAGGCTATACGTTATGCCGTAGTAGTCTATCTAACCATCATTACCCTCTCCTGA